Genomic DNA from Mucilaginibacter terrenus:
TTATTTTTTAATTTTTTTGCTCTTTTCTGTTCCCCTATTTCAATTAACTACCGCAATTTCGTTGCCTCATTTGCGGAGTGCAAAGGTGCAAATATTTTTAACTCCTGTCAAGTGTTATTTTCACTTTTTTTGAAACTAATTTTTATTTGCTAAACCTTCAAAAAACGACGCCCTTTCTATTTGAGCGGATACAAATGTAAGCAGAAACACCCTCCCGGCACAAAAGAATTTTAAAATAATTAAAACAAAACATAACTCGTTGTAAACTAATATTAAACAACCCCAATTACTGTGGTAATAAGGCCTACATGAGTTGCAAACTGGATTCTCCATCTAGAAAAAACGGCCTAAAAACGCGTAAAAAGCCGCATTTCGCTCTTAGCGGCTTCTGAAAACGCCGGAAAAAGGCGCTGCTTTTTTGTGTAAGTTTGATGTTGATATGGAAAAAAACATCTTTCCTCCGCATTTTTTAGATTCGTTAGCCAGCGAGCAGGGCTTCGAAATACAGACTTTTGTTGACGCACATGCTAATGAATCATCTTTAACCTCCATCAGGCTTAATCCATTTAAACCATCTGAAACAAAAACAGGGCAACAGGTGCCTTGGTGTACAGATGGTTTTTACCTGGATAGCCGCCCATCTTTTACATACGACCCCCTGTTTCACGCCGGATGTTATTATGTACAGGAGGCGTCATCAATGTTCATCGACCATATATTAAATACTATAAGACCAAACAAGGACGAACCCATAAAGGTGCTTGACCTTTGCGCAGCGCCAGGTGGAAAAAGCACGTTGCTTAATTCGGCATTGCAAAACAGTGATCTGCTGGTGGCAAACGAGATTATAAAAACACGTGTACCTATATTAACTGACAACCTAAGCCGGTGGGGAACGAGCAACGTAATAGTAACCAGTAACGATCCACGGGATTACTCCTCATTAAAAAACTTTTTTGACGTAGTATTGGTTGATGCACCCTGCTCGGGATCAGGAATGTTCAGGAAAGACCCCGATGCTATGAGCGAGTGGAGCGAAGCAAATGTAAACCTTTGCCATCAACGGCAGGAACGTATACTGGCAGACATCTATCCGGCCCTTACGGAAGATGGTTACCTTATATATAGCACCTGCTCTTACTCGCACCAGGAGAATGAGGATATTTTAGACTGGCTATGCACAACGTTTAAATTGGAGACCGTACGTATACCTATATATAAGGAGTGGGGTATTGTAGAAACGCAATCGCCAAACCAAAAAGCATGGGGATACCGGTTTTACCCGGGCAAGGTTCAGGGCGAGGGTCTGTTTGCAGCCTGCCTGCGTAAGCGCGAAAGCAGCACCGGGCAAAGCAACTACAAAAACAACGCCCAGCAAAAGTTACCTGCCAAAGAAATGGACCAGGTCAATAGTTACCTTGAGAATCCGGATAGTTTTTACCTGTTTAAGGTAGCTGAGGACTGGTTGGCCATAAACCGCGAGCATAAAGAAAGCCTGAACTTGCTGCACCGGCATCTATATATAAAGAAGTCTGGCGTGCGTATTGGTAAGCTTGCCGGTAAAGACCTAGTCCCCGATCACGAGCTGGCACTAAGTTTACTTATTAATAAGGCTACTGTATTATCTACCCCATTAAACAAGGAGCAGGTGATACAATACCTCCGCAGAGACAATATTGATATAGCTGTTAATGATAAAGGATGGAGTTTGATGACTTACGAAGGGCATGCGCTGGGTTGGGCCAAGCTGTTGCCGAACAGGATAAATAATTATTATCCGAAGGAAATAAGAATAATGAGCACCCTAACCTCTTACCCCCCAACCCCCTAAAGGGGGAGCAGCATCAATTACGCTAGATATTCTTCCCGTCAATTATTCTAAAGAACTCGTCGCGGTAGGTGTCGCCTACCGGGATGATCTTGTCGCCGATGAAAATGCGGGAGCGCTCTATACTATCTATTTTATTGATGGCAACAATATAGGACTTATGTACACGCATAAAATGCCTATCAGGCAATGCATCTTCCATCTTTTTCATACCCTGGAGTGTGATAATGCGCTCGCCGGGCGTGAAAATAGAAACGTAATCTTTTAAGCCTTCTATAAACAGGATATCGTGCAGGTAAACCTTTTGGATTTTATGCTCTGTTTTCACGAATGTAAAGTCCGTCATGAAATCGTCCTGCTGCACGGGCTCTGCTGCAACTGGCACTGGTTTGGTGACCGGGCAAATAATAGACTGCGCCTTTTGCGCCGCTTTGTAAAACCGGTCAAAAGCAATAGGCTTCAACAGGTAGTCGATCACATCAAGCTCGTACCCTTCCAGCGCGTACTGCGGATATGCTGTAGTTAATATAACTTTTGTTTTGCCATTGGCAATCCTAAGAAACTGTATGCCAGTGAGCTCGGGCATTTGTACATCAAGGAAAACCAGATCAATACTACCATCCTGCACCATGGTAAGTGCTTCAATTGGGTTAGTGGTAGCTTTTACCAATTGTAGGAAAGGCACTTTGGAGATATAGTCTTCCAGTATGTGGAGGGCCAGCGGCTCGTCGTCAACTACAAGGCATTTAATCATGGCTATAAAACTAATGATAATTGACAAGTGTAAGTGTCGTCCTCATCCCTAATTTCTAAATTATATTTAGATGGATACAGGAGATCTAACCGGCGTCGAACGTTTATAAGCCCTATACCACCGGATGCATCACGATTATGGCTGTGTTTTTTGTTCTGCACAAAAAAGTACAAGTGACCATCGGTAAGATTTATCCGAAGAGTAATGGGTGAGGCTGGATCATTAGCCACGCCATGTTTAAAAGCATTCTCTATAAAAGATATAAGCAGCAGCGGCACTATCTGCTGATTGGTAACTTCGCCGTTAACCTCGTAATTGATAAATGCCTTGTTACCAAAACGAATTTTTTGCAGGTCGATGTAGTTTTGCAGGTACTGCAGTTCTTTTGCTAAGTCAACCTTGTTATCATTACACTCGTAAAGCATATACCGCATTATTTCTGACAGCTTTAGAATAGCTTCCGGCGTGGTGTCGCTTTTTTGATACGCTAGCGAGTAAATACTATTAAGCGAGTTAAATAAAAAATGCGGATTGATCTGCGATTTAAGAAAGGATAGTTCAGCACTCAGGCGCTGGTTTTCTAAGTCGCGCTGTACGCGTTCGTTCAGGAACCAATCTATAGTGAACTTAAGAACGGTACTTAAAAAAATAAAGATAAGGGTAGTAAATATAGTACTGGTAAAATACGACCAAAAGCCGATCACCACTTTATCCTTCATGCGCATAAGCACGTCGTGCTTAAATGCAAATGCCACCCCGTACTTGGCTAAACCAAACACGACAACTGTAATTACCAGAGCAAGGGTGTAAGTCTTGTACTTTTTATTATCAAGAAATCGAGGCATCAGTACCAGGTAGTTAATATAGAATATCCCGATATTAATTAACCCGAACACAGCAAAGAGGACCACAATGGTTTGCATAGACATGCGCGCATTGTTATGGGCAATAAACATGAAAAAGGAGATCATGGCCACCCAAAAAAGTACATGCCAGAAAATTTGCCAGCTTTTTTTCATCAAATATATATACGTACTAACCGCAACTAAAGTAATATTTAGCTTCGAATTGCTGCTGATATTATGCTGGTAACAACTCATTAATCGACCAACTGGCTTTTAAAATCGATGAACAGGGTTTAATCACCAAAACTGGCGTTCATCTACAATTAGTGGCTGTTGGTCTAATTGATTTTACCACCCGGTGCATTTAGTATTCCTTTGTAGTATCAAAATCAATCACACAATGAAAAAGTTAGTTTCCAACTCAAACCCATTTATCTTACTGCTGGCACCTGTATTATTTGCCATTGTAATGGGGGTAAGCTACCAGTTCGAACAAAAAACAGAAAAATTTACTGCTGCACATACGTCTGCTGCTCAGGCTAAATCGCTTTTCTTTAAAGGCGTTGCATTAGTAAAAACGGTTGCATCAATATCTAAAGAAAACGTATGGTAATCCGCACCGAAGGATTATCGTTCAGCTTTGGTAGCCAGCAGGTTGTTAAAGCACTATCATTACAAGTACCGGAAGGAAGTATCTATGGCTTCCTAGGGCCAAATGGCGCCGGCAAGACCACTACTATTAAAATGCTGCTCAATCTGCTTAAAACAGATGAAGGCAGCATTTTTGTTTTTGAGCAGGAACTGCAAACCAACCGGATAGATATACTTTCTAAAATAGGCTCGCTTATAGAGCAGCCCGCTATTTACGGGCACCTTACAGGACGCGAGAATCTTATTAACCGGGCCATGCTCCTTGGGGTTAAAGAGGCACGTGTTGATGAAATGCTGGCGCTGGTAAAACTCACCAATGCGGCCAGCAAAAAAGCCAGGCAGTATTCGTTGGGGATGAAACAGCGCTTAGGCATTGCACTTGCACTATTAAGCGACCCTAAGCTGTTGATCCTTGATGAGCCTACCAACGGTCTGGACCCAAACGGAATTATAGAGATACGCGAATTGCTTATCCGCCTTACCCGAGAGCACGGCAAAACTGTCTTCATCAGCAGCCACTTGCTTGGCGAGATAGAACGTATGGCTACACACGTAGGTATTATTAATAACGGTGAGATGCTTTTTCAGGGTAGCATAACCGATCTTGAAGAGATCAGCCAGCCGCAGGTATTCATCGAAACAGAAAACACCGCGGATGCCGGCAACCTGCTCACCAAAAATGGCTATACTGTTTCCGCCATTAACACCGAAAGCCTTACGGTTCCATTTATATCTAAGAAGCAAATGGGAGATATAAATGCGCTACTTAATCGCGAGGGCATTACGGTGTACAGCATTAATAAACAACATAAAGACCTGGAAAACCTATTCCTGTCCATAACTCAAAAAGCCTGATCACGATGAAAGGATTTTTATTATCATTCCGGTCTGAATTCTACAAGAGCCGCAAAACAGCTGGCTTTTGGGGTGCTGTAATATTGCCGCTTGTTATTAGCATTCTTGCTTTTCTGGCATTTTTTACCAAGAGCGAGAAATTTGCTATGGCCCCTGCAATGACACTGTGGGTTCAGTTTTCTGCAGTTAGCCTCAGCAGCATGGGCTCATTGCTTTTGCCTATGTTCACCATATTTATTGCTTATTCAGTAAACAACGTGGAGCACAAAGCCGATACCTGGAAGACCATTTTTAGCCTGCCTATTTCGCGATGGGCAGTATACAGCGCCAAGTATTTCTATGCTCTGTTTTTGATTTTTTTGTGCCTCACGCTATTTGTTGTATTTACTATAGCCTTTGGTAACTTTTTAAGTGTTTTAAAGCCAGAGTTGAAGTTTAACGAATATCACATGGAAGCAGAAATAGCACAGGTGTACTTTAAACTGTTCCTTTCTGCACTTGGCATATTATCTATACAGTTTTTGCTTAGCTTGCTTTGGAGCGACTTCTTAAAACCAATGGGACTAGGGTTTGTCGCAACTATAACAGGAGTTATATTGGCATCCAACAACTGGCAATATGCCTACCTTTTCCCTTATTCGCACCCGATTGGTGCTCTTAAAACAATGATAAAGACCAATAAAGGCAAAGCTAACGACCTGGTTATAGATGTTTTTACTCAGGATGTTTACGTGAGTGTCGTTATATCAGTAGTGGTATTTGTACTTGGATACTATATTGTACAACGCCGGAGTGTAAAGTAATATCAAGGGTATTTATTTAAAAGTAATTGAAGTAAATAAACAAGACGAGCGGATCATTAGTCCGCTCGTCTTATTTATCGGTTGACTATTAGCTCACTGGTTTTGGAACCACGGGCAAGCTCTCGTGACCTGCTGCATCCACCGCTTGTACGGCAAACAGGTAATTATCTTTTGAGTAACCAAGCTTTGCTTTGGTATCTGTTACAAAAAACTTCTTTTCCCAATACGGACTGATCGTTTCTCTCATCAGCACATAGTAACCTGCGGGAGCTTTCCCTTTTGGCGCATCCCACTTTAGCTTTGTTTTGTTCGTAAGGTCGCTGGTGATGATACCTACATTGCGCGGTTGTGCGGTAGCCAAGGCCAAGTTAGCCAACACCGAAAGGTTCATTCGGGCTACCTTTTGTATGTAGTCGTAATCTGCAAAATCGGGCAGATCGCCGTACTCGATACCGTTCTCTTTTCGTACGTCCTTATGCTGGCGATTAAAGTCTTCGTTCATCTCCGTAACACGTACGGCTGCAAAGCCTTGTTCAAGGAATGGCAGATGGTCGCCACCACGCAGGTAACGGTCTGTCCGGTAAATGAGCTTTACATCCAGCTGATCTACATAGCGCTCGCCTGTTTCTTTCACATAGCGGGCTAACTGGCGGGACGTTCCGTCATTCTCTCCACCTAGCGATTTTAGTGCGGCAATCTCCTTTTCGGTAGCGGCAGTCGGCACACCGTCGCTGAAAACACGTACACTGCGGTTATCTTTTAGCCCTGTTTCCATGCCGTAAGTATTTCCCACTATATCATTGTTCAGCACGGCATCTACCTGCCAGCCCTCTGCTTTGGCACGTTTAGCTACATTGGCAGACCCATAAAGCCCTTGTTCTTCACCAACAACTGCCATGAAGATTATTGTCGCCGGGAAAGAACGCTTCGACATCACGCGAGCAAGCTCCATGGAAACAGCTGTTCCCGAAGCATCGTCAACGGCGCCGGGAGCAAAGGAAGCAGAATCCATTGCCTTTGTTGCCCGTGAATCATAGTGGCCGGAAATAATATAGATCCGGTGATCGGCAGTATCGGTACCTTTAAGTATTGCCAGTACATTCTTCATCGGAGTGGCTTTAGTAAGCCTACGGCCTTGCGGCTGTACAAAAGCGTCAAACTCTACCTTCATTCTGCCATTTGATGCTGCCGCGTACCGCTCGTACTCTGCTTTTACCCAGTTGCGTGCGGCACCTATGCCCGTAGTTTTGCTGGTGGTGTCGCTTAGCGTATGCCGGGTTTTAAAGCTTACCAGCTTACGTACTATAGCTTCAATGTTTTTTGACGATACCTCATCTACCATTTGCTTAATACCTGCATCCTGTTTAACAACGGTTTGTGCCGAAGCAGAGAAAACAATAAACATTAACAGCAGAGTGGCAATCTTTTTCATATGGCAATTTAATTATTCGGCGTCCTCGCCTTCTACTGTCTCTAAAATGTTACCCGGCTGTTTAAAATTGCTCTTTACAAAGTGGCACCAGTCACACTCTTTTTTGCCGCAGCCTTTATCAAACTCATGATTCATTATTTTTTGATAAACAGAGGTGATCTGGCCTGTTACTTCTTCTATGTCCTGCGGAGAGATGACAATCTTTTCTTTAAAGTACTCATCGTTCACCGGCTCAACAAAATCGAACACGGTATTCACTACCTGCCATTCGTTTGTGCGGTCGTTATCAACCAAAATTTTATAGAATACAGCCTGCCGCCAATAATCGCCGCCGTAAGGGTTGTCGTTTGTTGGTCGCAGCAGTTTATCTTTGGCGTTGCGCACCCGGCCGGTCTTATAATCTACCACGGTTACATCTTTCCCGTCAAACTCCATCTTATCCAGGTTGCCCTTTATCGGCACACCTTCCACCTCAATATTCTTTATACTGCGTTCTGTAACTGCAACCTTGTTCCAGTTAGGTGCATTCAATTCGTAATATGCTGGCAATATCTTGTCCCCGTAATCCACACGCAACTTGAAATCTGCTTTTGTGAAAGAGTCGCGGTTGCGGTACATGTACCAGTGAAACTCTTTTAAAAACTCCTCTGTCGGCATAAACTCGTTACCAAATTCAGGCAACCTGCGATAAGCCTTGTTCAAGGCCCAGTGCACGGCTTGCCCAAAAGTGGCCGACGGACTTTTTCCTGACGGTACTCTTATTAAACACTGGAAGTAAAATCTCAACGGGCAATCCAGGTAATTACTCAGGTGAGTAACTGATAAAGTATAGTTTTGCAGCAGTTGATTAATATAGTTTCTATCCAGCAATTCAACCACCGGTTTGTCTTCAAGGTTAAACTGTGTAGCTATAAACCCTATCATGTCGTCTTCTGCGACCTTTGGGTACATAGGTTGTAAGTGCGACTCGGCCAGTATCTCTCCTATAAATTGCGACGCTTCCTGATCTTTACCTTTGGCGTCCTTTGCCGCATAGGATATGTTCAGGCATTGTTTAGCCCGGGTAACGGCTACATAAAACAAACGGCGTGCTTCTTCCTTCAGTGCTTCTTCGTCAGATTTGGCGCTGGTTAATGTATCAGGATAGCTGAAGCCGCTGTTGCGCCCTTTACTGTCCCAGGTCTTTTTATCGCAGCCAATAAAGAATACGTGCTCAAATTCCAATCCTTTTGAACCGTGTGCGGTAAGGAAGTTAATGCCATTATCACTGAAAATAGTTTTATTTAGCTCCATTCTGATGTTGTTCTTCTTCATCAGTTCTATGGTAGCAATTAAATCAGCAAGTTTAATCTCCGGGTTCTTTCGGCTTTCATCTTTTAAAAAATCAAAAAAGCTGGTAAGCATTTGCATGTGCGTGCCTTTATCCTGCTGCTGCATAATGTACTTCAAAATGCCCATCTTGGAGATCACCTCCTGGAAAAGTTGCTGCAGCGTGATACTAACGGCCGAGCTAAGCAACTCATCAATGTTATTGATAAGGTACTTCATAGGCAAGTTTGGCTGTGTACCAAACAGATCGGTCTGCGGATTCACCCGCAACTCGTGTATGTAGCGGCGCAAACTGGTAACGGGCTCATCCTTCCGTACCGTTGCAAAGTTTGCTTTTGAAACTGCTACACTAGCTTTTGCGATCTCAATAGGCGGAATGTTAAAGAAGTCGTAATGCAGGATTTCAAAAAGCAGCTCGTCTCCACTGTAAGGCGAATCAAGTTCCATGGCCAGGTACCGCAGGATGTTGGTTATCTTCTCGCCAAAGGGAATGCTGAGCACATCAATCTTGCGCTTGGTATTTACTGCAATCTTTTCAGATTCCAAAAAGGTCAGCAGATCTTCTACCTGACTATGGTTACGGTATATTACGGCAATCTCACCCGGAGGAATACCTTTCGCCACCAGCCGCTTTATCTGCATGGCTACGTCAACCAGCTCTTGCGCGGGGTTCTCATATTCCTTAATCATTGGCTCTACAACCAGCTCTTCAAAGCGGGGATGTGACGACCGAAGGTTCTTATCAAGCCTCAACTGAGTGGTAAGGCGCTCGCGGTTGTTGTTGATCAGCGCTCTAGAAATATCGAGGATGTGCTGATTTGAGCGATAGTTATGCTTAAGTACTACAGTATAAAGCGTATCTACATAGTCACCTGCAAAATCAAGGATGTTTTTCATATTAGCACCCTGAAATTTGAAGATAGACTGGTCGTCATCACCTACCACAAAAACGTTGGGCGTATCCCAATAATTCAGCAGGAACCTTAACAAATCATTTTGCGATCCGCTGGTATCCTGGAACTCATCTACCAAAATGTACTGATACCGTTCCTGGTACTTGCGTAGCATTTCATCATTCTCGCGGAACGCTTTCAACACCCACATGATCATGTCGTCATAATCATACCTGCCACGGTGCTTCATTTTAGCGATATAATTATCGTACTCGCTTACCGCAGCAAGCAACTTGCTCATGGTTTCGTTAGCCTTATCTATCTCCTTTTGCTTAGGATCGCCTATTTTTATCCCTGCTTTTGCATTAGCTCGTTTGTATATAAACTCTTCGCGGTTTGGCAGATCTTCCAGGTATTCTTTTACGGCTTTCTCTATTACGTCGCGGCTCCAGTTCTCGCGCTTCATGGTGGAGAAAAGGCTTTTTAACCGGGGAGCATCATAGTAGATATCACCTGTAAAACGCTTAAGCAGGTGATCATTGGAAAACTCATCCACCAGTTCACGAAACAACATAGCAGATTCTAGATCGGATAATGCTTCTAAGTTTAGCTTGCCAAAATACTCCAGGTTCTCCTGTATAATGTCATTACAAAAAGCGTGAAAAGTGTAGATGTTAATACGATACGCATCCGGACCAATAAACTGGAACAGGCGCTTGCGCATGGCTACAGCGCCGGCGTCTGTATAGGTTAGGCAAAGAATCTCACTTGGACGAGCATCCGTATCGGTCAGTATTTTACCAATCCGGGCAGCTAATATCTGTGTTTTACCCGTACCTGGGCCGGCAACCACCAATACCGGGCCATCCATTTTATTTACAGCCGCCAATTGTTCGGGATTAAGTCCCGCAAGGGCTTTTTGAAAATTATCGTTGTATTTGTTAGAAGTAGCTTGCATAATCTTAAGTAAAAATACTAAAAATTATAGCTTAAGCTTCAGGATCGTCTACAAACAAAAATAGCGATGATATAACCATCGCTATAAAATAATGTATAATGCCGCTTTTACTTCTGCCTGAACCAAACCTGTATTGGTGCACCCGAAAACTCGAAGTTCTCACGAAGTTGATTTTCTATAAAACGATAATATGGTTCTTTAACATACTGTGGCAGGTTGCAAAAGAAAGCGAACATAGGCGATGTTCCGGCGATCTGCGTAGCATACTTAATTTTAACGTACTTGCCCTTGATAGATGGCGGCGGATATTTCTCAATAATCGGCAACATCACATCGTTAAGTTTTGAGGTAGGCACTTTTCGTGCGCGGTTGTAATAGACCTGATTAGCAGTTTCGATAACTTTTAACACACGCTGTTTCTCGGTTACAGAAGTAAATACGATTGGCACATCGGTAAAAGGTGCTGTTTTCTCGCGTATGGTTTCTTCAAAAACCTTAACGGTTTTGTTGTTTTTCTCAATTAAATCCCACTTGTTAACTACTATAACAATGCCCTTCTTGTTCTTTTCTGCCAGGTGGAAAATGTTCATGTCCTGCGCTTCAAAACCTTCAACGGCATCAATCATTATAATTACGACATCTGCTTCTTCCAGCGCTTTAATAGTACGCATTACCGAATAAAACTCGATGTTCTCTTTCACCTTGGTTTTCTTGCGCAAACCGGCAGTGTCAATCAGCATGAAATCATGCCCGTACTTGTTAAAATGTATGTGAATAGAATCGCGCGTGGTACCTGCAATCGGTGTAACTATGTTACGCTCCTCGCCGATTAATGAGTTTATGATAGAGGATTTGCCGACATTAGGCCGGCCGATAATGGCGTACTTAGGGCGGGCGTTTTCTTCCAGTTCCACGTCCTCGAAGTGCTTAACTACCTCGTCCAGCAATTCCCCCGTTCCTGAGCCAGTCATAGACGATATGGTATAGATCTCACCAAGGCCCAGGCTGTAAAACTCGGTAGAATCAGCCAACTGGCTGTTGTTGTCCAATTTGTTAACTACTACAAATACGGGCTTTTGGCTGCGGCGCAATAAGGTGGCTATCTCGTCATCCAAATCGGTAATACCCGTGGTAACATCCACCATAAACAGGATAACGCTTGCCTCTTCAATGGCGATGATCACCTGTTCGCGTATAGCAGCTTCAAACACATCTTCAGAATTGGCTACATAGCCGCCTGTATCAATAACGGTGAACTTGTGGTCTGTCCATTCTGATACGCCATAATGCCTGTCGCGTGTTACACCGCTAAAGTCATCAACAATGGCTTTACGGGTTTCGGTAAGGCGGTTATACAGGGTAGATTTACCAACATTCGGGCGACCTACTATAGCTACTATGTTACTCATGATTATTGAGAGTGAAGAATTAAGAGTCAGGAATCAGGACAACTTTACAAAAGTCGGTATCCGGTCTTAATTATTGAATTCATTATTTAATTTTTCATCTTGAATCTTGATTCTTACATCTTGATTCTGTTGCACCTATTCGTACCCAAACTTCTTCAGGTAATTTTTCTTGCTGCGCCAATCAGGAATAACCTTAACAAACATTTCCAGAAATACTTTACGCTGGAAAAACTCTTCCATGTCCCGGCGGGCGTAGGTGCCGACAATCTTCAGCATTTTTCCGCCTTCGCCAATTAGTATGTTCTTTTGAGAATCGCGTTCAACGATGATCTCGGCACTTATCCGGTGCAGTTTCTCACCTTCCACAAATGCTGTTACAACCACCTCTGCACTGTAAGGTATTTCCTTTTTGTACTGTTTCAGTATCTGTGCACGTATCATTTCCGATGCGAAGAAGCGGTCGTTCCTGTCTGTTAAAGCATCCTTTTCATAATATGGGGGATGCTCAGGCAGGTACTCCAATATAAAATCCATTATGGCTTTTATATTATGATCATGCAGGGCAGATATCGCGAACACTGCTTTTGGCTGGAGTTTTTCCTGCCAGTAAGCAGCCTTTTCTTTTACCTCTTCCTCGTTGCTGAGGTCGATTTTATTAATAAGTATTACAACAGGTGCATCCGAGCGTTCCAGCTTTTTCAAAACGTCCTGCTCGTCGTACTCCTCTTTGATGTCTGTTACAAGCAATATCAGGTCGGCGTCTTCTATTGAACCTTCTACCTGGTGCATCATACTTTCGTGAAGCGCGTAGTGCGGTTTAATGATC
This window encodes:
- a CDS encoding ATP-dependent helicase translates to MQATSNKYNDNFQKALAGLNPEQLAAVNKMDGPVLVVAGPGTGKTQILAARIGKILTDTDARPSEILCLTYTDAGAVAMRKRLFQFIGPDAYRINIYTFHAFCNDIIQENLEYFGKLNLEALSDLESAMLFRELVDEFSNDHLLKRFTGDIYYDAPRLKSLFSTMKRENWSRDVIEKAVKEYLEDLPNREEFIYKRANAKAGIKIGDPKQKEIDKANETMSKLLAAVSEYDNYIAKMKHRGRYDYDDMIMWVLKAFRENDEMLRKYQERYQYILVDEFQDTSGSQNDLLRFLLNYWDTPNVFVVGDDDQSIFKFQGANMKNILDFAGDYVDTLYTVVLKHNYRSNQHILDISRALINNNRERLTTQLRLDKNLRSSHPRFEELVVEPMIKEYENPAQELVDVAMQIKRLVAKGIPPGEIAVIYRNHSQVEDLLTFLESEKIAVNTKRKIDVLSIPFGEKITNILRYLAMELDSPYSGDELLFEILHYDFFNIPPIEIAKASVAVSKANFATVRKDEPVTSLRRYIHELRVNPQTDLFGTQPNLPMKYLINNIDELLSSAVSITLQQLFQEVISKMGILKYIMQQQDKGTHMQMLTSFFDFLKDESRKNPEIKLADLIATIELMKKNNIRMELNKTIFSDNGINFLTAHGSKGLEFEHVFFIGCDKKTWDSKGRNSGFSYPDTLTSAKSDEEALKEEARRLFYVAVTRAKQCLNISYAAKDAKGKDQEASQFIGEILAESHLQPMYPKVAEDDMIGFIATQFNLEDKPVVELLDRNYINQLLQNYTLSVTHLSNYLDCPLRFYFQCLIRVPSGKSPSATFGQAVHWALNKAYRRLPEFGNEFMPTEEFLKEFHWYMYRNRDSFTKADFKLRVDYGDKILPAYYELNAPNWNKVAVTERSIKNIEVEGVPIKGNLDKMEFDGKDVTVVDYKTGRVRNAKDKLLRPTNDNPYGGDYWRQAVFYKILVDNDRTNEWQVVNTVFDFVEPVNDEYFKEKIVISPQDIEEVTGQITSVYQKIMNHEFDKGCGKKECDWCHFVKSNFKQPGNILETVEGEDAE
- the era gene encoding GTPase Era translates to MAHKAGFVSIIGKPNSGKSTLMNALVGEKMSIITPKAQTTRHRILGIVNEPEYQIVFSDTPGIIKPHYALHESMMHQVEGSIEDADLILLVTDIKEEYDEQDVLKKLERSDAPVVILINKIDLSNEEEVKEKAAYWQEKLQPKAVFAISALHDHNIKAIMDFILEYLPEHPPYYEKDALTDRNDRFFASEMIRAQILKQYKKEIPYSAEVVVTAFVEGEKLHRISAEIIVERDSQKNILIGEGGKMLKIVGTYARRDMEEFFQRKVFLEMFVKVIPDWRSKKNYLKKFGYE
- the der gene encoding ribosome biogenesis GTPase Der, yielding MSNIVAIVGRPNVGKSTLYNRLTETRKAIVDDFSGVTRDRHYGVSEWTDHKFTVIDTGGYVANSEDVFEAAIREQVIIAIEEASVILFMVDVTTGITDLDDEIATLLRRSQKPVFVVVNKLDNNSQLADSTEFYSLGLGEIYTISSMTGSGTGELLDEVVKHFEDVELEENARPKYAIIGRPNVGKSSIINSLIGEERNIVTPIAGTTRDSIHIHFNKYGHDFMLIDTAGLRKKTKVKENIEFYSVMRTIKALEEADVVIIMIDAVEGFEAQDMNIFHLAEKNKKGIVIVVNKWDLIEKNNKTVKVFEETIREKTAPFTDVPIVFTSVTEKQRVLKVIETANQVYYNRARKVPTSKLNDVMLPIIEKYPPPSIKGKYVKIKYATQIAGTSPMFAFFCNLPQYVKEPYYRFIENQLRENFEFSGAPIQVWFRQK